CTCACTGTCATCATTCTCGCTCCAAGATGTTTTAAGTTATATTTTGTCCTGCCGAGTCTGCAGGTAATGCTTAAGATGAAGAGCAGGCATGTTGCTGGAACCATcaccaagaagaaaaagagttagtctcacacaagtgattaatGAAGGTCAAGTATTGCAGGTCTATTTCCTTTGCATGGACTGATGACGATGCTCCGGCATTGTTTGCTGCAGGCGTGGTTATGGAGGTTCGCAGGGATATCCAAGCATGGCCGGGCCGACACTTGCTGGAAGGCGGAGAGCAACGGCGCTACTTTGGACTGAGGACGGCGGAGCGCCGGGTCATCGAGTTCGAATGCAGGAGCCAGAGGGAGTATGAGATGTGGACGCAGGGAGTATCCCGCCTCCTCAACATTGCCAGCGAGAGGAAGCACCTCGCCTGACCGGGGAGAGCTGCCTGCAGACCATCAAAGTGATCAGCCATTTGCTTAGCTAATGGCCCAAACTGAAAACTAATGGCTTGGCGAGGAATTTTTGTAATCAAAGAAATGTGTGAAGTGGGCTCCATCTGCCAttgtagaaaaagaaaaggagaagtgaATCAAATCAACCACTGGGGGTTCTTTTGTGGATTTGCTTTTGCTGTTTGGTTTTTGTTATGCAAGTGATACTGTACAAATACTAGCAGCAGGAAAAAGGGGACCATGTTCAGCTCTTAAACAGTTGCGGCCGGGAAGAATCTTTGACTGCAGAAAAGCAAACAGTTTAGTTCTTGAAAAGAGCACGACTGTGTGGGCTCCTCTCTATGTTCTTGATCTGCCAAAGGAAATCAGTCTATTTTGGCTCTTTATACATGATTCCACATTGAGGAATAATCTCAAACATGCAAGTACTTCATATGTAAAATTATAATACCCTCTTCCATAGCAATACAGTATTTCAATTCAAAGACCGTCCATAACTACAAGGCCACTCTCAGAACCACATTACAATTTGATTACAGTTATGTTAAAGCATACAGGCAAAAACTGTTATCATGATCAACTTGAAGACTATGCACTTATATAAGGTTCGGTATCCATGGCAGTTGAAGGTAGGAAGAAGCCCGATAGAGGTGTCGAACTGCTCATGAATCACTAGCACTAAAGGCTGTTAACAGAGCCATTAATGGAGGCGTCGAGCTGCTCATGAATCACTAGCACCGAAGGCTGTGAGCAGAGCCATGAAAAGGTTGACGATGTCAAGATACAGAGAAATGGCAGCACAGACATAATCGTCGTAGCTGTGGCGCTTGATCAGGTTGTCGGTGTCGTAGATGATGAAACCAGAAAAAATAAGCGCCGCCAAGCACCCATAGATCGTCGTTCCGACCTTTCCAAATGGGATGAAAATCTGCAGGAGCATAGCTAAGATGCTCAGCCCCAGGTCATAAAGAAAGGAATTGGGAGAGCTAAAGCTTGGCATGGTCCACTGACCTGGATGAAGCAGTATATCATCAACACCAGAAGGGCTGCAAACAAGAATGGCCCTAGGAAGTTGAAATCATGGCCTCTTTTGGCAGCCCAGAATGTGTATAGTGTGAGCCCAATAACAACAACAACCGTCAGAGATGCAGCTTCCAGTATAACTTTTCCTGTGCCAAAAtcgaaacaaatcacataatggatatgGTAAACCTAGAATGTCAACAGCATCATGCAATTCTGCTGCAGAGCTGTGTCCAAGTAGCAATTTCAAGGCTCAAAGACATTAAAAGATCAAAAAACATCAACAAAGTTGATAAGGACTTACTCATACAAAGCCAGTTTGAACAatgaaatgaagaaaagaaaataaaataactaaGAATGTAATATAACACCATCCTGCACATTTGACATCCACAGTGACCTTCTCTGGTGGATCTCTCTCTGTTCAAGGTACCCTTCTCATATGGCAGCCTCACTCTACTTCACCAGGTTGGACTTTCTCTATGGCCAGTCTCTTTGGTCTTTCTAGGTCGCCCTTCGCAGAGGCATCTTAGACTCTTATTTACTTCCCTTGGATGCTCATTGTTAATTCATGTAGATTATGGAATCCATGAACCAAAATTATCTGTCCATCATGCATTCATGCAGGTAAAAAACCCTAGCTTGTGAATTGAGTCACAACTATATTTTCTTATGTGGGCCCCTCTAGCAATTGCTTTATGCATGGTTGCATTTCCTTATTATGCCAAGACAGCTTCTCTTTTTCGATTTATGAGAACCCCTTGacagccaccaaggtggtagcctagtggtactgggcagcaattctaaccacaaggtctcaagttcgaatcgctgcggcgacgattaaattgtggaccggagctcactactttggccactgcttggacttgtggtgtaggaccgctcttgaaccgctagtagccggggtggtgccgggtgtgacgtactcacacgtgggactcgagccagagctcagaggagtagctgagccgggcccacgggtggggagggtatgagtaaaaccggtcggggtgcccaacacacggccatttctgcccgcatcgaacattctcctggcgggacgggggcccagtgggggctgctacgcgggggtgggcttgtcccttcctcccccctaccccttttctttagcaaaaaaaaaaaaaaaaaaaaaaaaaaaccccttgACAGTCTCCATTCTTGACTTTAATTTGGTGCTCAGGGCACCAACAACTCAAGGGAAACAAAGATCATGTGTTCATCTCACTACAACCCTATTTATATTCAACTCTGAATGCATTCATTGTTTTGATGAGTAAGGCAAATTCATGGGAACCACTTCATAGTGTAAGTTTACTTGTCAAACAAAAAGATTCTGGATACGGTCCCATTAAGTGTATTTTAAGATATAGGATCTTTTTTGAATACTATAATATAAGTTACTCCACCATGTAtattcaagtgttgaacgaGTATATAATTTTGATGGCTAACCAAAATTTTAGAAGCCAAAGCTTCATGATTGCAAGCCATTAGAGGTAATTTTAAACACGAAGGCATTGAATATTGCTAGTCAAACAACCCAAAATTTTATATAGAATTCTATGTTTTTATCATTTTAATTAAGCACCAGCACTAAATCTGTAATGCATTGGTGTCAATTATGTTTTATTAAATCATACAGTTCTCATCGTGTTCTTTCTATTCTATTTTCGTAGAACTTCACGACTCCACAGACATTTAAAAACAAATGATGCATCTTGATTGCGATGAAATACATCACTTATAGGTGTTTGCTTAttcttctattttctcctcCCAAAACTCAATAGCATTTACATTCCAACTACATCAGTTTCCTTCTCCAACTCAATATATAGAAATGTCGGATTCCGAAATATAAATGTTATATATTAAGTTTTAGTGGTGCTCTTTGTCCATTACACTctctatataaaaatttttattgtCGTTTTGTATTCTGTTTTCTTACTACCTCATAATTCAAAGAATATTTAGAATAATAATCTGATTACATTGTTTCCTTCTCAAATTCAAAATAACAAAGTAGAAGAATTCCCTTTGCGACAAACCTAACACAAAAACAGGCACCAAAATGATTGTTTTCTTCCTCTGCTCATGGGATTTCTTTCAGCaggaagacaaatatgaatgcaaatTGAAAATAGTTTTCTCCTTACCGCTCCTTGTTGCGCATGCCAACCCGACCGTGAGGCTGATGCAGACCGTGAACAGCATGAGGAGAATCAGATTTATCGGATGGCGCTGCCGGAAGTATATCATCGGCAACATAACTGTTCCACGGAGGGGAACCATCATCAAAATCACAGCTTCTTTTGCTAAAACTCATCAAGATATCTAAATTGGATGGGATTCCGCAAAAATTACCGAAGAATGGCGCGATGATGATTAGAATAAAGACGGCCAATGAGGCAGGGGTATGGGCGAGGAGGAAGCGGGAGATGGCTGGGACAAAGATGACGACGCAGGCGACAGCGATGGTGAGCAGAATCTGGATGACGACGATGGTGTAGACCTTTCGAACGAAGGCCCACCGAATCTGTGGGTTCTCCATCATGTTGGGGTATAGAGCGCCGCCGCCCACCCCAGCCTCGATGTCGTGCTGCTTGTTCTTCACCATCTCGTGCTCGTCGGGCGGTTCTTCCAAGAGGCGAATAGGATTGACGGGCGGTGGCCCAAGGGATCGGATTGGAAtcgggagaaggggaggagaggggaatTGGGGTTTGGAGGGAGGCGGTTGAAAGGATGGTGGAGGGGCGGAAGAGAGGGGTGgggaagcccggccaccggtcgCGCAAACGAAAGGGACGCGGGTTTCTATTTATATGGAGTTTCGCTTGAGAATTAGACCGTTACGAACCAACTGATGGTTGTGGTCTTCGCGGATGGTGGTGGATCATGCAGTGCTACGTGCAGGGAAGATCGTCGTGGCCTCTGCTTCTGTTACCTCTGGgatggccagggacatctggggtacttCCTCCGCTGAGATAGCGCCCAAGTTCGCCCtggtttcttgggtacccccaccccttggtcatctcaaggtaaATTTTGATGGTAGTAGGCTGGTGGATGGTGTCTCTGGAGGTGTgggatttgtgatcagagactgTGGGGGTAGACTGATAGCCGCTGGGGGCCGCAGCATTTCAGGACCTACCGTTGTCGGGGCAGAGTTGTGTGCTGCTTGGGAGGGCCTATCCTTTGCGAGGAGGGCTCTCGGTGCTGTCCGGGTGTTTCTCGAGGGAGACTCCTCGGCGGTGATCGACTGGATTCAGGGGGTGGATAGGTTCGGTGATGGCCATCCACTTATCCTTGAGACTAGGAGACTGGCTCAGGAGATGGGTGACTTTCATGCTGCACATGTGTATCGGGAGGCGAACAGAGCggctgactgggtcgcctcctatgtTGCCCGGCACTCGGGAGGGTTTCTTTGGACATCAGTAGCTGAGTGTCCTACCCCGTTGTtgtctttactttcttttgatatggCCGCATGTACTCAAGCTAGAGatatatgaattgccgttttcaccaaaaaaaaaaaaaaaaaaaccaactgaTGGTAGGGACGCGGTTGTATCTTTAgcgcgaaagaaggattc
The sequence above is drawn from the Phoenix dactylifera cultivar Barhee BC4 unplaced genomic scaffold, palm_55x_up_171113_PBpolish2nd_filt_p 000007F, whole genome shotgun sequence genome and encodes:
- the LOC103704507 gene encoding protein LIFEGUARD 2-like; this encodes MVKNKQHDIEAGVGGGALYPNMMENPQIRWAFVRKVYTIVVIQILLTIAVACVVIFVPAISRFLLAHTPASLAVFILIIIAPFFVMLPMIYFRQRHPINLILLMLFTVCISLTVGLACATRSGKVILEAASLTVVVVIGLTLYTFWAAKRGHDFNFLGPFLFAALLVLMIYCFIQIFIPFGKVGTTIYGCLAALIFSGFIIYDTDNLIKRHSYDDYVCAAISLYLDIVNLFMALLTAFGASDS